aatatgtttgaaatatttaatggataaataaattccGAGAAGTTCCCGATCGTATGCACTGTAATTTTGTTGTGCGTGGTTAAGCTTCttggaaaaaaatccaattggTTTCCATCTACCATTTTCAAGTTGTTGTAGAACTGCACTCACTGCTGTTATTTGAAGCATTTGTGCACAATGAAACAGGCAATTCTGGATTTGGGTGAGATAGCACAGCAACATTTGCcaaatcttttttacatttttcaaactgcTCAATGGCTTCCTTGTTCCAAGTTATTTTCcgattatattttttctttgctccTTTTAAGTATTCGTGTAAAATGGTTTGAGTACTAGCGCCGTTCTTCAAAAAACGACGGTAGAAATTAACCATTCCACGGAAAGTCCGTAGTTGATGAATAGTTTCAGGCAGTTTAATATTGAGAATTGCTTTAACTTTTTCAGGAAGAGGTTTTGATCCTTCACTTGTAATTAAAAAACCTAAAAATTCCAGTTCCTTAACtcgaaaaatagatttagaaatattaagtctcaatccatatttttgcaatctgtcaaaaactaattttaagtgTTTTACGTGTTCTTCTTCTGTAGTTGACGCAATTAAAACATCATCCAAATATGGGAACACAAAATTTAGTCCTCTTAATACCTCATTGATAAATCTTTGAAAGGTGGAAGGAGCATTACGCAGGCCAAAactcattacattaaatttatacaagCCGAAGGGTGTTATTATAGCAGTTTTTTTCTTATCAGCTTCATTAATCGGAATTTAGAAATATGCTTTAtgcaaatcaattttagaaaatattcgagtattctttaaaatatggtTGAAATCTTCTAATCGAGGTATAGGATAACGATCTGGTATGGTTTAAGCGTTCAAACGTCGGTAATCCCCACATGGTCGGAAGGAACCATCTTTCTTAGGCACCATGGAAGAGGGCTGGACCATTGCGATTTAGATGGTCGAGTAATATCATTTTCTAACATGTATTGAAATTCCTGTTTTGCTATATGTAATCGCTTGGAATCCAGTTGTCTAACTTTGGAATAAGTAGGTTGTccttttgttgtgataaaatgctCAACATCATGTTCAAATTTAGATACTGTTAAATTAGGTTTAGTGAAATTTGGGTATTGTTGTAACAAATTAGCATATTTAGAAGTTTTATCCAAAGTACTAATAACATCATCAACAGATACTGTTGTTACGTGGTATCGAACGGACAGCTTAGTTATTCCATTAATAAGTTGTTTGTTATGAATAtctattaaaagcttaaatttagtCAAAAAGTCAGCTCCTATTATTGCTTTATCAACTTTagctaatataaaaggaaatttaaattctcttcCAAGTCctaaatttaagttcaaaattttaattccataagtaGGAATTTCTGTCCCATTCgctgcatataatttaaaatcatctatTGTTTTATTTCGGTGAGTTGCAGGAATAAGACTAACATCAGCTCCTGAATCCACTAAGAACCGCAGTCCTGTGTTTTTTTTGTCCTTTACAAATAAACGAAACTTGCGGCATTCATTAATATCAGCAACAGCGGTAGTCGCTAATCCTATTGCATCCTGGAGATACCCGCCTTTTCGCTCCAAGCACATGGCGAGTAACATTTATCAGGTCGGCAACGATCcccaaatttaaaatgataaaaacaatatttacctTTCTGGTTAAATCGCTTAGTTGAACGACTGCGACTTCGAGATATATTCCGGtgatgatttataaatttggatcTAGAACGGTCATTTATTTGCATCGAAtcaattttttgttctaaagcaactattcttgaaaataaagcaTCAGTATAGTTAACATTTGGCGAAACAGCACAAACTTCCTTTTCCGATTTCATCTCATGAATTTTATCAGCCATCGTAGCCAGTTTGTCTAAACTTTCTTCACTTACAAGaagaatatttcgaataaaatcagGCATTTTATCCAGCCATAAAGATTTTaacactttttctgaaaaatcgtcCGCTCCTAAATTTTTCATCTTCCGCAAAAGCTGACTTGGCTTGTTATCGCCAAGGTCTATTCCAGTAACTATGCGCTGAATTCTTTTGTTTTCACTTTCcttgaatatgtttaaaaagtctTTCTTTCGCCAGGGCATATTTATTAGGCTTAGTGTCCTTAATAATATCCCATATACAgcggctcaaaaaattgagagtacaccttacttttgcttcgtaaatccgactttcaatataaataacacattaccgggaagtgcaaacatgattttatttttacacataacaaatggtttaatttagagtaaaaataaagaaaaatcaacgaaaaatttctaaattgaaaattttcagaagcattttaaataaacatacgcagaattttgcctcaaaaaattgagaatacaccaatgaaatttttgcaatatcacgcatagaaacaaagtgttactattaaattgcatgtcttttggctcttataatggtctctaaacgtcatggtaccgattcgacccatttttggtggtatctgaagatattttaccccattcttcttgcaccacttgttttaaatgggttttgtttctaattttgtgtctttgaacCCCTTTTTTTGGGTATggtccacgaatattcaatggcattgatgtcggggtactgtggtggtgcgtgtaactgctatttacagtgaaaaagacaccatattttgaagttatgtgtattctgtttggggtcgttgtcttactggaaaatgaaatttccatctaaacccaaatgtttagcactttcctttagattgctgcgaagtatatacAAGTAAACCGTGttatttataatgccatctacaaaaattaaatttccttcccCGAATGAAGcgatgtaacctcaaatcatcacggagtcaccatcatgttcaACTGTAGGACATAATTTTTAGGATACAAAGCactattaggctttctccatacagtaagatggttgtcactgccaaaaatgttgaggtttcttttattactaaatatagatttcttccaaaggttattggtcttcaactgatgagtttttgcaaacttcaaatgctttttctgaatttgcaagctggtgaacggtttctctctaacaatgctacttttatatccagcgtgtttaatggcatttagcacagtttcagcatttacacttctgcctatgatttgaaaactttctgcaacaagttggatgaaccatatagTAGCAGCAATCTacaggaaagtgttaaaaatgtgggtttagatggaaattccattttcaagcaggacaacgaccccaaacagaatgcacgtaacgtcaaaatatgatgtctttttcattgtaaacaacagttacacacaccaccacatgATCCtaacatcaatgccattgaatattcttgggggatactcgaaaaagtggtcaaaaatacaaaatcagaaaacaaaacccatttaaaacaagtggtgcaagaagaatggggtaaaatatcttcagataccaccaaaaattggtcgaatcggtaccatgacgtttagagaccattataagagccaaaagacatgcaatttaatagtgacactttgtttctatgcgtgatattgcaaaaatttcattggtgtattctcaattttttgaggcaaaattctgcgtatgtttatttaaaatgcttctgaaaattttcaatttagaaatttttcgttgatttttctttatttttactctaaattaaaccatttgttatgtgtaaaaataaaaacaagtttacactttccgttaatgtgttatttatattg
The Argiope bruennichi chromosome 6, qqArgBrue1.1, whole genome shotgun sequence DNA segment above includes these coding regions:
- the LOC129971835 gene encoding uncharacterized protein LOC129971835; its protein translation is MCLERKGGYLQDAIGLATTAVADINECRKFRLFVKDKKNTGLRFLVDSGADVSLIPATHRNKTIDDFKLYAANGTEIPTYGIKILNLNLGLGREFKFPFILAKVDKAIIGADFLTKFKLLIDIHNKQLINGITKLSVRYHVTTVSVDDVISTLDKTSKYANLLQQYPNFTKPNLTVSKFEHDVEHFITTKGQPTYSKVRQLDSKRLHIAKQEFQYMLENDITRPSKSQWSSPLPWCLRKMVPSDHVGITDV